The DNA segment TAATCAACCCCCGCTAGAAAAGAGTAGAGGTAAATTCAGTCATCGCATGGTTCCTCAGATGGGAGTTGCTGAAAGGCACAAGGCGTGGAAGCGGTATTGATGGTTTCTTTGGTATAACCAACAGCGTTCAAATTGCAGCAAAGCTTGCTAGTATTGCTGCCAACAGGGCCAGTTCAGCTGTTAAAGCTGGACGCAGGAAGACAGGTGCGCTGCGTGAGTGAACGATTTTGCTCGCTAAAACCGTCGGTCTGAAACAACAGCTGGATTGCCTGTAGCTAAAATTTGGTAAAGAGGTAGGTATGATTTGGCCAAAGTAAAAGAAGGATAGGAACCCTGTGGTTATCATTATGATTTAGTAAGTCCACCATATCGCCGGCCAGAAACCCTGGAGCGGCTGAGGTTGGCGCGTTCGCCAAGACAGCATGACAACCGATTCCCGTACCTCATACCTAGATAGTGTCTTTTAGCACACTCCCCACAGGGCGGTTCATCCCCACCCTGCGTGCCGATGGTTACACCCAAATGGCATTGGATCGTTTGTTGCTTAATCAAAACCAGACCCGGCCAGTCCTTCGCTTTTATCAATGGTCTGGCCCATGGTTATCGCTGGGACGACATCAGCGCAGTTGGCCAGAACACTGGAATGAACTTGTCCAGGCCAAAGAGATCACACTGGTACGTCGTCCAAGTGGCGGTCGGGCTGTCTTACATTCGGGCGGTTTAACCTATGCTCTCTTATGGCCCGACGCTCCGCGACGACGGCGACAGGCTTACCTAGAGGCATGTCAGTGGCTAATCGACGGATTTAGTACCTTGGGCTTGTCACTCTGCTTTGGCCATGAAATTGCAACGACTGATTGCATCAATTGCTTCGCACAGTCTACAGCAGCAGATCTAGTTGACTCCGGAGGAGTTAAACGCATCGGAAGTGCACAGTGCTGGCAACAGGGACGTCTGCTTCAACACGGAGAAATAGTCCTGGATCCATCGGTTGACCTATGGCGGTCGGTATTCAAAGAAGCGCCACCGGTATCAGCCCCTTCCTCAATTCCTAGAGACACGCTAGACAAGCACCTTAGCAATGCCCTGAAGCGTTCGTGGTCTGAAACAGATTGGCATACCGAAGGGCTGAGCATCAGCGAACATCAGGAATTGGCTTCGCTGGTTTCTTCATCGGTGCTCTGGGCCTGAATCGACGCTACCACCTGAGGTAGCACTACCAAACCCATTGGATAGCTGTTTTGCTGTCGCGCCACTGAGAGAAACGATGCTGGCAATGTGATGCCTAATCGTTTCAACACAGCATCCCCAACATCGCTGCGATCGATTGTGGCGTTTGGCAAACCAGCAGCACTTAGAACGAGTAAACGGCCCTCCGTTGACTTCTCCAGGGCTCCAACTGCCTCCCAAAGGGCGGCACTACAAGAAATTGATGGAAGATCATCAAGCGGCTGCATGTGATCCTCCACCTTTTGTCGATCCCATTGCTGAATGGGCAAATTAAGCAGCGGTTGATCATCAATCCAACCTACCCAACGACCGCATTTGCACACCAAGACCCAATCTGCTGCACCGGCGTTTTCTTTTGCGTGCAAACGCATCTGGCTAAGACGACGCAAGGGTTGATCTGCTTCAATGACTCGAAAAGCATGACCCGCAGCCTGATCTACATTTAAATCTTGGAGAATTTTCTGGAGGAAAAGTATCTGTGATTGACTGCGGTTAGCACTAAGGCCAAACCAACCAATTAAGATTAATAACAATCCATTTACGCCAGCGCCTTGCCATAGAAATAGACCACCTATCACGATCATCAGGGTCGAGAGCAAGCGCCCCAAGGCTGAGGCTACCTGGACACCACGTTTTTGGCTACCCGTAATTTTCCAAACCAAAGCTTTAAGAATCAAGCCACCATCAAGTGGAAGACCTGGTAGGAGATTGAACAAGGCAAGCATCAGGTTGAGCAAACCGACTTGCCTAAATAGGATGGTGAATAGGGGTTGCTGTACTGTTAAGGCTTCAGCTACGAGCAACATTCCTAGCGCTAGCAGTAGGCTGACGATTGGTCCGGCGGCCGCAATGCGAAGGTTTCCCATAGCCGTGGAGCACTCTTTCTCTACTCGGGCGATACCGCCGAGATGAAATAGAGTGATACTCACCACTTTCACGCCTTCTCGGAGCGCCATTAGGGCATGGCCGAGTTCATGCAGAAGGACTGAAGCAAAGAGGAGTAGCGTAGTGAGCAGCGCGAATCCCCAACTGAGTACAATTGGTTCAACGGCTGCAGTGTAACGAGGCTGGAACAAGGTCGTGAATATCGCAACCGCAAACAGCCACGTCGGCTGAACCTTTATGGGAATTCCCACAATTTTGAAAAGTTGCCAGCCTTCTCTCACCACTAACCCGGGGATTGTGTCGCTTCGAGGACATGTTATCCCTGATCCTAAAGGAAGAAATGAATAGTCCCTATGAGCGACTCTCTCTCTGTGCCAGCTATCAAGATTTGTGGGTTAACGGATATAGAGCAGGCACTAGCTATTGCAGCCATGGATGTTCAAGCCATCGGAGCAATCGGTGTGGCCAAGAGTGCACGGTTTGTCGACTCTGCCCGACGCCGGAGCCTTTTTAAGGCCTTGCAAGAGAAAACACCAAATTTAAAAAGGGTTTGGGTTGTTGCCGATCCGAGTGATGGAGATCTGAGAGAAGCCTTGATTGGAGATGGAACTCCTTCATCAATTCAGCTACACGGTGCTGAATCACCATCGAGATGTGCAGCTCTCCAACAACGGTGGCCGGATGTTGAATGGTGGAAAGCTTTACGGCCTCGCAGAGCCGAAGATCTTGAAATAATGAAGCTTTATTCCGGAACTGTCGATGCTCTCCTTCTCGATGCTTGGAGCCCTAATCAGCTTGGTGGAACGGGTCACCGGTTGCCCTTGGACTGGATTTCTAGGAGGACTCAATTTACACCATGGTGGCTAGCGGGAGGGATAAATGCCGAGTGGATTCCAAAACTTTTACGCGAAGTTTCACCTGATGGATTAGACGCGTCTAGCATGCTTGAAGTTAAACCAGGTTTGAAGGATCTTGGCAAAGTTCAAGACTTAGTTGATGCGGTCCAGTCTCTAGGCTAGTTTACGAGTCTAGAAGAGCCTGCTGTTGACGCACCAACTCAAAAAACTCTTGCTTAAGGCTTGAGTCATGACGAAAGTCACCCCGTACAACCGAATTAACCATGCTGGTTTGCGGCTCTTTTACTCCACGCCACTTCATACAATAGTGTTGAGCTCTGATGATGATTCCCAAGCCCTGAGGTTCGCAAAGTTTTTCGATCTCATTTGCCAGAATCATCACGGCTTCCTCTTGGATGTGAGGTCGGGAAAACACCCAATCAGCTACTCGTGTAAACTTTGATAATCCAATCACACGACTACCTGGTTTAATTCCAATCCAACAGTTGCCCATAATGGGTACAAGATGATGTGAACAAGCAGAACGAACTGTGATCGGGCCGACTGTATAAATTTCATCGAGTTGCTTCACGTTGGGGAAACTTGCTACCTTGGGCTGCGGATGATAGCGGCCCTTGAATACCTCGTGGAGATACATGCGAGCAACGCGTTCAGCTGTCTCATTAGTGTTGTGATCGTTATCGATATCAATCACAAGAGTGCGCAATAGATCACGTACTTTGTCGGCTACTTCCACTTCAAGCCTAGCTAACTCACCAGGTTCTAAGTGCTCAGAAATGTTGTCATTAGCGAGAAATGGCACTCCAGCTTGTTGCAGACGTTCTCGAATTTCACTCGAGAGGTCAGAATGAATAACGCTGTCGGTGCCGATAGCAGTGCCACGGGAAACGAAGGGGACGGTAGTAGTCATAACGATTCGTTTAGAAGGCGCCGGCAGCCGGCATAAGTGTGAGGTCTTCGATCACTTGATTGGAGGGTTGCTCAGCCAGGCTTACCAATGCATCAGCAGCTTGATCGACAGTGAGCATGGCATGACGATTGAAATCGCTGTGTACGGTTTCTGCATCCCATAAAGGGGTGTTTACAGCGCCAAGTGTGAGCGTACAAGCACGGATACCACGTTGCCGCTCTTCCTCCGCCAAGCAACGCGTGAAGGCAGAAAGAGCAGCTTTAGTCGTGCAATACGCACCCCACTGAGGGAATGCATTCCGAGCAGCGTGGCTGCTTACGTTGATCACCAGACCACCCTGTGGTCGCATAACAGGAACAACCGCAGAACACACTTGCATAACGCTAGTGAGATTGAGTTGAAACAACCATTGCCAATGCTCAAGCGGCATAGCCAAAAGATCACCGGTATAGGCAGCGCCGGCGTTGTTGATCAGTATGGAGGGAGTGCCTCCTTTAGACATCAAACTTGCGAATGCAGTGCTGATCGAACCTGAATCGATAAGATCAATTGCTGCTGTCGCAACGAGCGAACCCGAAGAGCGCAGAGGGATCGCAAGCTCCTCAAGCTGACTTAGGTTACGTGCGGTTAGCAACAGATCCCAACCTCTATAAGCAAGGAGCTCTGCCGTGCGTCGCCCAATGCCTCGACTGGCGCCTGTGATCAATGCCGTTGGCAAACGCTTTTAGCAAACAGAGGCATACTAAGCGACATCATCAAAATCCTGTGAAGTTTTTTCGATAAAACGCCCCATCGCACGGAATTTCGAGTAACGTGCGTCTCTAATTTCCTGTTCTGAAAGAGTCAGCAACTGGTCTAGGTGGCGGTCAAGCGCTGCTCGGAGAATTTTTCCGGCATCCAGGGGAGCCCAATTGTTACCACCGGAGGGTTCCTTAAGAACTTCGTCAGCCACGCCTAACTCGAGCAGGTCGTAGCCTGTAATCCGTAAGGCAGCAGCAGCATCAGGGGCCTTGGTAGCATCCCGCCAAAGAATTGAAGCACAAGCTTCCGGGCTCGCAACGGTGTATACACTATGCTCGAACATGAGTAGGCGATCGGCAACGCCAATGCCGAGTGCGCCGCCAGACCCACCCTCACCGATCACAGTAGCAATAATGGGTACCCGCAAGCGGAACATCTCACGAAGATTCACGGCAATAGCCTCCCCTTGCCCTTGCTCTTCCGCCTGTAAACCTGCATAGGCGCCGGGAGTATCGATAAATGTGAGAATCGGCAAGCGAAATCGATCGGCATGGTCCATCAATCGCATGGCTTTACGGTAGCCCCCGGGTGTTGCCATCCCAAAATTGCGAGCTACATTCTCCCTGGTGTCACGCCCCTTCTGATTTCCAATTAGTAACACGGGACGATCGCCTAGACGACCAATACCACCTACCAGGGCTTGGTCATCATTGCCCCGACGATCTCCGTGGAGTTCAACCCAATCGTCGCAAAACATCTGTATGAAGTCGAGCGTGCTGGGCCGTTGGGGGTGACGGGCAACTTGAATTTTCTGCGCAGGTGTTAAACTTCGGAAAATTTCCTGGCGCCTTTTAGCCGCAAGCGATTCGAGCTGCTGGAGCTGCTGAGTGACGTCGACCTCAGAATCCCGTGCAAGCTGACGGATTTGTTCAATTTGCTTCTCCAGCTCTACTAGAGGCTTCTCGAACTCGAGTAGGGGACGACGAGTCATGAGATTAAGAAAGAGTCAGGCTGCGGCCTGAAGGTTGGTTTTGAGATTGAGGGTTGAGAAGCCGTGGCGGACGGAAGCCGCACCAATCAAATCCATTTTCTCTAAGGTGATGTTGTTTCGACCCCAACTGAAGTTGGTGTGATGGTGCTCAAACTCGAGCAACATCGCCTCGGCAAAACAAGCAAACATCTGGCGTTGAGGTTTTTCCATTTCGGCGATCGCCATCATCGACCAACCTATATCCCGGCAGAACTCCACGATGCCACCTTTCAGTACATGAATATCGCCACCAGCAACTTTAGAATCAAGATTTTTAGGGTAACCACCGTCAATCATCAAGCAGGGCTTGCGCAGGCTGTTGTGATCAATTTCCAATGTGCGGGGCATACTAGCTACCCAGATCACAACATCAGCCTCGGCAAGTGCCTTACCGAGAGCGAGAATGCGCCCACCTTTAAGTTCAGACTGAAGATCTATCAAAGGTTGTTGCTGTCTAGCCACTAAGAGCAGTTCGCCAACACCGGTGCGAGCCTTTAACCAACGACAAACGGCACTGCCAATGTCGCCGGTAGCACCCACAACAGCAACCTTGGCAGATCTAAGGTCGATTCCTAATGTCGGAGCGTTGTTTTCAACTTGACGACAAATCACCCAAGCGGTGTGAGTATTGCCAGTAGTAAAACGCTGCCACTCAAGTATCGTGTTACGGATAGTCCGGTGTTGAAGCAGGTTAAAATTTTCAAATATAATTGAAGTAAAACCGCCAAGGGCTGTGATATTAATGCCTTTCTTCTGGGCGAGTTCCATCGCGTTCAGAACCTTGCGCCGTGCCGTTTTGAACCGGCTAAGCATTTCGGGTACAAAACAGGAATCGATATAGGCCCCTTGGATCGTAATACCAGCGGGGCTAGTCACTTCAACATGCTCAACGAGCTGGGGGGGAGCACTGCACCAAACGTCAAAGTCGCCCCCAGCGATGTGATCGAACCCAAGCTCTAAAGCCTTGAGACGGGCGATCTCAAAACTTGTTGAATGTCCGATCAGACCAAACATGTCCTGTCTTTAAGTTTCTGAAGGGACGACCCCGGAGACCCCATAGTCTCACGGCAACTGGTACTAGCCACAGCTGTAGTGGATGCAGGGAACCGGCATCAAAGTCGTTAAAACATCAAACTGTGAGAGCTACTGAAACCATTCTGGCAATATCGCGAGAACTGAAACCAATCTCACCCAAGGCCTCTTGGTAGGCAATCAAGAAATCTTCGATCAGATCCTCTTTTTCCATGTGGAGGATGGCTGCATCAGCGGCAACCTCTTCAAGCATGAAGCGAATCAAAGGCAGATTAGCCCTGTTGGCTTGAAACAACTCGTCCCTACTAGCTTCAAAATTGGCCCTAAGCCACTTCTGACCATAGTTGAGGTGGGTGTACTCATCTTTCACAACCCCCTCGGTAATTTTTCTAGCGAAGGGATCAGCGACAGGAATGTAAATGTGGTAGGCAGAAATCGCAAATGCTTCGATTAGCAACGCCTGAATCAAAAGGCAAGTCACCACCTTTCCGTTACGCAGGGCGTTCTGGAAGTTGCCATGCAGAGGTCCAAAAAAATCTTCAGCGAAAGGCATATTTGCCTCAACGCCAAGATTTCTTCCACAGGATGTAAACCCTTTCATGTGCTTCATTTCCATTCGCGCAAGGCGCTCCAGCTCCTCAGCCTGGTCAGGGATCAGTGTGCCCAGAGAAATGTAGTTGTCGTGAGCCTCTTGCTCGCCCTCAATCACGATTGCATTGATGCGACTGTATGCGTCCTTATACTCAGCTGTCGTGAAGTCTGGTAGCGCGTCTTGCCCCCTCAGCACGGATACTTCAGGTGCATTGAGGGTAGTCATAGGAGGCAATCAACCACTATCGATGCGATAGAGAATAACCAGATACCCAAGACTTCGGAACAAATGGGTCCAAAGTTCAGCGGTCAAGGGGGTTACCCAGGACGCCCTCGGTGGGCGGCCATTCGCTGCATAACAAGCTTTCTAGACGTTGTTTCCAATGAAGAACTAGGGCTTGCTCGAGTTGCTCACCAAGTTCTGCAGACGCTTTCGTTGCATTGCCGATAACGCCTGTTTTA comes from the Synechococcus sp. M16CYN genome and includes:
- a CDS encoding lipoate--protein ligase family protein, which gives rise to MALDRLLLNQNQTRPVLRFYQWSGPWLSLGRHQRSWPEHWNELVQAKEITLVRRPSGGRAVLHSGGLTYALLWPDAPRRRRQAYLEACQWLIDGFSTLGLSLCFGHEIATTDCINCFAQSTAADLVDSGGVKRIGSAQCWQQGRLLQHGEIVLDPSVDLWRSVFKEAPPVSAPSSIPRDTLDKHLSNALKRSWSETDWHTEGLSISEHQELASLVSSSVLWA
- a CDS encoding site-2 protease family protein, with the protein product MREGWQLFKIVGIPIKVQPTWLFAVAIFTTLFQPRYTAAVEPIVLSWGFALLTTLLLFASVLLHELGHALMALREGVKVVSITLFHLGGIARVEKECSTAMGNLRIAAAGPIVSLLLALGMLLVAEALTVQQPLFTILFRQVGLLNLMLALFNLLPGLPLDGGLILKALVWKITGSQKRGVQVASALGRLLSTLMIVIGGLFLWQGAGVNGLLLILIGWFGLSANRSQSQILFLQKILQDLNVDQAAGHAFRVIEADQPLRRLSQMRLHAKENAGAADWVLVCKCGRWVGWIDDQPLLNLPIQQWDRQKVEDHMQPLDDLPSISCSAALWEAVGALEKSTEGRLLVLSAAGLPNATIDRSDVGDAVLKRLGITLPASFLSVARQQNSYPMGLVVLPQVVASIQAQSTDEETSEANS
- a CDS encoding phosphoribosylanthranilate isomerase produces the protein MSDSLSVPAIKICGLTDIEQALAIAAMDVQAIGAIGVAKSARFVDSARRRSLFKALQEKTPNLKRVWVVADPSDGDLREALIGDGTPSSIQLHGAESPSRCAALQQRWPDVEWWKALRPRRAEDLEIMKLYSGTVDALLLDAWSPNQLGGTGHRLPLDWISRRTQFTPWWLAGGINAEWIPKLLREVSPDGLDASSMLEVKPGLKDLGKVQDLVDAVQSLG
- the folE gene encoding GTP cyclohydrolase I encodes the protein MTTTVPFVSRGTAIGTDSVIHSDLSSEIRERLQQAGVPFLANDNISEHLEPGELARLEVEVADKVRDLLRTLVIDIDNDHNTNETAERVARMYLHEVFKGRYHPQPKVASFPNVKQLDEIYTVGPITVRSACSHHLVPIMGNCWIGIKPGSRVIGLSKFTRVADWVFSRPHIQEEAVMILANEIEKLCEPQGLGIIIRAQHYCMKWRGVKEPQTSMVNSVVRGDFRHDSSLKQEFFELVRQQQALLDS
- a CDS encoding SDR family oxidoreductase — protein: MPTALITGASRGIGRRTAELLAYRGWDLLLTARNLSQLEELAIPLRSSGSLVATAAIDLIDSGSISTAFASLMSKGGTPSILINNAGAAYTGDLLAMPLEHWQWLFQLNLTSVMQVCSAVVPVMRPQGGLVINVSSHAARNAFPQWGAYCTTKAALSAFTRCLAEEERQRGIRACTLTLGAVNTPLWDAETVHSDFNRHAMLTVDQAADALVSLAEQPSNQVIEDLTLMPAAGAF
- a CDS encoding acetyl-CoA carboxylase carboxyltransferase subunit alpha — its product is MTRRPLLEFEKPLVELEKQIEQIRQLARDSEVDVTQQLQQLESLAAKRRQEIFRSLTPAQKIQVARHPQRPSTLDFIQMFCDDWVELHGDRRGNDDQALVGGIGRLGDRPVLLIGNQKGRDTRENVARNFGMATPGGYRKAMRLMDHADRFRLPILTFIDTPGAYAGLQAEEQGQGEAIAVNLREMFRLRVPIIATVIGEGGSGGALGIGVADRLLMFEHSVYTVASPEACASILWRDATKAPDAAAALRITGYDLLELGVADEVLKEPSGGNNWAPLDAGKILRAALDRHLDQLLTLSEQEIRDARYSKFRAMGRFIEKTSQDFDDVA
- a CDS encoding long-chain acyl-[acyl-carrier-protein] reductase; this encodes MFGLIGHSTSFEIARLKALELGFDHIAGGDFDVWCSAPPQLVEHVEVTSPAGITIQGAYIDSCFVPEMLSRFKTARRKVLNAMELAQKKGINITALGGFTSIIFENFNLLQHRTIRNTILEWQRFTTGNTHTAWVICRQVENNAPTLGIDLRSAKVAVVGATGDIGSAVCRWLKARTGVGELLLVARQQQPLIDLQSELKGGRILALGKALAEADVVIWVASMPRTLEIDHNSLRKPCLMIDGGYPKNLDSKVAGGDIHVLKGGIVEFCRDIGWSMMAIAEMEKPQRQMFACFAEAMLLEFEHHHTNFSWGRNNITLEKMDLIGAASVRHGFSTLNLKTNLQAAA
- a CDS encoding aldehyde oxygenase (deformylating), coding for MTTLNAPEVSVLRGQDALPDFTTAEYKDAYSRINAIVIEGEQEAHDNYISLGTLIPDQAEELERLARMEMKHMKGFTSCGRNLGVEANMPFAEDFFGPLHGNFQNALRNGKVVTCLLIQALLIEAFAISAYHIYIPVADPFARKITEGVVKDEYTHLNYGQKWLRANFEASRDELFQANRANLPLIRFMLEEVAADAAILHMEKEDLIEDFLIAYQEALGEIGFSSRDIARMVSVALTV